One segment of Arthrobacter sp. MMS18-M83 DNA contains the following:
- a CDS encoding D-2-hydroxyacid dehydrogenase — translation MTVPERRRPVVAVLYRETLPPRLGEIEELAEVRLTTADGLANALDGADVLYQWHSFSPALKKNWAAASSLRWVHVSAAGVSQRLFDELIQSDVVYTNSRGVLSRAIAEFALGFVLDLAKDAQRSFRFQQQQRWQHRVTRKIQGQSVLVVGTGSIGRETARLFRAVGMAVSGAGRTVRSHDDDFDVIYSSADLANVVHDFDYLLLAAPLTAETRGLVNVDVLASMKPSAHLINVGRGERVHTGALTEALASGSIAGAALDVVHPEPLPGGHPLWSMENVIITPHLSGDAENYLDDLSKLFLENLGRFVKSEPLLNVVDKTLGFVPAS, via the coding sequence GTGACGGTTCCGGAACGCAGGCGGCCTGTCGTCGCAGTCCTGTACCGGGAAACTTTGCCGCCCCGGCTGGGGGAGATCGAAGAACTGGCCGAAGTGCGCTTGACGACCGCCGATGGACTGGCAAACGCGCTGGACGGCGCGGACGTGTTGTACCAGTGGCATTCGTTCTCACCTGCCTTGAAGAAGAACTGGGCTGCAGCCTCGTCGCTGAGGTGGGTTCATGTCTCGGCGGCCGGTGTGAGCCAGCGTCTCTTCGATGAACTGATCCAAAGCGACGTTGTGTACACGAACTCCCGGGGTGTGCTCAGCCGGGCCATCGCCGAATTTGCCCTTGGTTTCGTCCTGGATTTGGCCAAGGATGCGCAGCGTTCATTCCGGTTCCAGCAGCAACAACGGTGGCAGCACCGGGTCACCCGAAAGATTCAGGGCCAGAGCGTGCTGGTAGTGGGCACTGGCTCCATCGGACGCGAAACCGCGCGACTGTTCCGTGCCGTGGGCATGGCGGTCAGCGGTGCCGGACGCACAGTCCGATCGCATGACGACGACTTTGATGTGATCTACTCCTCCGCGGACCTGGCCAATGTGGTGCACGACTTCGACTATCTTCTGCTCGCGGCTCCGCTGACCGCGGAGACCAGGGGGCTGGTGAACGTCGACGTGCTTGCATCCATGAAACCGTCGGCGCACCTGATCAATGTCGGCCGCGGCGAACGTGTTCACACCGGAGCCCTGACCGAAGCGTTGGCCTCCGGTTCCATTGCCGGTGCCGCCCTCGATGTCGTGCACCCGGAGCCGTTACCTGGGGGACACCCACTTTGGAGTATGGAGAACGTCATCATCACCCCTCACCTGAGCGGTGACGCTGAAAACTATCTCGACGACCTCAGCAAGCTGTTCTTGGAGAATCTGGGACGGTTCGTCAAAAGCGAACCATTGTTGAACGTGGTCGACAAGACCCTCGGATTTGTCCCCGCTTCCTGA
- a CDS encoding aldo/keto reductase, giving the protein MKQRTIGGVPVGAVGLGAMPMSIEGRPEERRSIQTIQTAVDAGVTLIDTADAYHLAAQDEIGHNEGLIAKALRQYGGDTSHVIVATRGGHLRPAQGPWAQNGDPAYLKRAAKESAKRLGVEAIDLYQFHRPDPTVPYADSVGALAELLDEGIIRMAGISNANMQQIREANDLLGDRLVSVQNQFSPRFRSSEGELGLCHDLGIAFLPWSPLGGIAEASQLGSKYEAFTLVAREHAVSPQVVALAWEMAKSEVVIPIPGASRPESILDSVTAATLPLSPEDIALLDSAQQPVA; this is encoded by the coding sequence GTGAAGCAGCGTACCATCGGCGGCGTTCCCGTCGGCGCTGTCGGTCTGGGTGCCATGCCCATGTCGATCGAGGGCCGTCCGGAGGAGCGCCGTTCGATCCAGACCATCCAAACGGCAGTCGACGCCGGTGTGACGCTCATCGACACCGCGGACGCCTACCACCTCGCCGCGCAGGACGAGATCGGACACAACGAAGGACTCATCGCGAAGGCGCTGCGCCAGTACGGCGGGGACACGTCCCACGTGATCGTCGCGACGAGGGGCGGGCACCTCCGGCCCGCGCAGGGTCCGTGGGCGCAGAACGGCGACCCGGCCTACCTCAAGCGGGCCGCGAAGGAGTCGGCCAAGCGCCTGGGCGTTGAGGCAATCGACCTGTACCAGTTCCACCGGCCAGACCCCACGGTTCCGTACGCCGACTCCGTCGGGGCCCTCGCGGAGCTGCTCGACGAGGGCATCATCCGCATGGCAGGCATCTCGAACGCCAATATGCAGCAGATCCGGGAGGCGAACGACCTGCTCGGCGACCGCCTCGTCTCGGTGCAAAACCAGTTCTCGCCGAGATTCCGGTCCAGCGAAGGCGAGCTCGGGCTCTGCCATGACCTGGGGATTGCCTTCCTTCCGTGGAGCCCGTTGGGCGGGATCGCCGAGGCGTCGCAGCTCGGATCGAAGTACGAGGCCTTCACTCTCGTGGCGCGTGAGCACGCGGTCTCGCCTCAGGTCGTGGCCCTCGCGTGGGAGATGGCGAAGAGCGAGGTCGTGATCCCCATTCCGGGCGCCTCGCGTCCTGAATCGATCCTCGACTCCGTGACGGCCGCGACGCTCCCGCTCAGCCCCGAGGACATCGCACTGCTCGACTCCGCGCAGCAACCGGTCGCCTGA
- a CDS encoding ABC transporter permease — protein MTTTSTRSSFLGRHNLGTVVSFEFTRTIKKRRFWIATLAIPVVMAIIFGLVFASNSSTRATAQAQKNAALTFTYTDASGIIPDKAATAMGGTKATDPGTALDEVKAGRIDAYFAYPANPAKEPVKVYGADKGIFANTTYEAVAKQLLTLSAQSKIGSPELSAAVGGQITVDTQTFRNGQVSGGLGTAIPPLAFLLVFYVSLILLSSQMLNSTLEEKENRVTEMILTTLNPTTLIIGKIISLFLVGLVQIGVFLAPIVIGYTFFRDRLALPYIDLSSLVFEPGPLITGALLMLGGFTLFTAVLVAIGAIMPTAKEAGVIFGPLMALIFVPFYAISLILSDPHSPTVQAFTYFPLSAPVTAMLRNGFGTLSPPEAIIVIAELFILGILVLRLAVHLFRYGSIQYSGKLSITKTLRHRPPELAGK, from the coding sequence ATGACCACAACATCCACCCGGTCTTCGTTCCTGGGCCGGCACAACCTCGGGACCGTTGTCAGTTTCGAGTTCACTCGAACGATCAAGAAACGACGCTTCTGGATCGCCACCCTCGCGATCCCCGTGGTCATGGCCATCATCTTCGGCCTGGTCTTCGCCAGCAACTCCTCCACCCGCGCCACCGCCCAGGCGCAGAAGAACGCCGCCCTCACCTTCACCTACACGGATGCGTCCGGGATCATCCCCGACAAGGCCGCCACGGCCATGGGGGGCACGAAAGCCACCGACCCGGGCACCGCCTTGGACGAGGTGAAAGCCGGCCGCATCGACGCCTACTTCGCCTACCCGGCGAACCCCGCCAAGGAACCCGTGAAGGTCTACGGCGCCGACAAGGGCATCTTCGCAAACACCACCTACGAAGCCGTCGCCAAGCAGCTCCTCACCCTCTCGGCACAATCCAAAATCGGTTCCCCGGAACTAAGCGCCGCCGTCGGCGGCCAAATCACCGTCGACACCCAGACGTTCCGCAACGGGCAGGTCTCCGGCGGCCTCGGCACGGCCATCCCGCCGCTGGCGTTCCTGCTCGTCTTCTACGTCAGCCTCATCCTGCTCTCCAGCCAGATGCTCAACAGCACCCTGGAAGAGAAGGAAAACCGGGTCACCGAGATGATCCTCACCACCCTGAACCCTACGACCCTCATCATCGGGAAAATCATCTCGCTGTTCCTCGTCGGGCTCGTCCAGATCGGAGTGTTCCTTGCACCGATCGTCATCGGCTACACGTTCTTCCGCGACCGGCTCGCCTTGCCCTACATCGATCTGAGCTCCCTGGTCTTCGAACCCGGGCCGCTGATCACCGGGGCCCTGCTCATGCTGGGCGGATTCACCCTGTTCACGGCCGTCCTCGTCGCCATCGGCGCAATCATGCCCACCGCCAAGGAAGCCGGGGTCATCTTCGGCCCGCTCATGGCCCTGATCTTCGTCCCGTTCTACGCGATCAGCCTCATCCTCAGCGACCCGCACTCCCCCACCGTCCAGGCCTTCACCTACTTCCCGCTCTCGGCCCCGGTGACCGCCATGCTCCGCAACGGCTTCGGGACGCTCAGCCCCCCGGAGGCGATCATTGTCATCGCGGAACTCTTCATCCTCGGCATCCTCGTCCTGCGCCTGGCCGTCCACCTCTTCCGCTACGGATCAATCCAGTACTCTGGCAAACTCTCCATCACCAAAACCCTCCGCCACCGGCCACCGGAACTCGCCGGAAAATAG
- a CDS encoding putative quinol monooxygenase: MIFIVVKFKTKPEYTGQWPEIVADFTAATRAEEGNLWFEWSRSLDDPSTYVLVEAFRDGAAEAHVSAPHFAAGLKAMRPALAETPKIISRQLDGGGWDSMGELRVEAVGAGR; the protein is encoded by the coding sequence GTGATCTTCATCGTCGTCAAATTCAAGACCAAGCCCGAGTACACCGGGCAATGGCCGGAGATCGTGGCCGACTTCACCGCCGCGACGCGTGCCGAGGAGGGCAACCTCTGGTTCGAGTGGTCACGCTCGCTCGATGACCCCTCCACGTACGTCCTGGTCGAAGCCTTCCGGGACGGCGCCGCCGAGGCGCACGTCAGCGCCCCACACTTCGCCGCGGGCCTCAAGGCGATGCGGCCCGCCCTCGCCGAGACCCCGAAGATCATCAGCCGCCAGCTCGACGGCGGTGGCTGGGACAGCATGGGCGAACTCCGGGTCGAAGCGGTCGGGGCAGGGCGGTGA
- a CDS encoding GntR family transcriptional regulator — MSMAAPEGMFILEGRPTAQLIADQLRELIVQGAFSPGQQVNESALASQLNTSRGPLREALQRLCQEGILVCKRNRGVFVLELSTEDIKEIYAVREAVELAAANTLLDSSPDQVTDTCRELKGIIKNMAKQVAASDWQAIARIDMQFHTAFVSGSGNTRLIRIYETLTAESRMCILSLEVAYPRIDVLVQEHQNILDLLEARDRSGLQQAIKRHMQKAVEDLTTTRQPSGATA, encoded by the coding sequence ATGTCAATGGCGGCACCGGAGGGAATGTTCATATTGGAGGGCCGGCCCACGGCGCAGCTGATCGCTGACCAACTCCGCGAGCTCATCGTCCAAGGGGCTTTCAGCCCCGGTCAGCAGGTGAACGAATCTGCCTTGGCGAGTCAGCTCAACACGTCAAGGGGACCCCTCAGGGAAGCTCTGCAGCGCCTGTGCCAGGAAGGCATCCTGGTGTGCAAGCGTAATCGCGGCGTTTTCGTGCTGGAGCTTTCAACCGAAGACATCAAAGAGATCTACGCCGTACGCGAGGCGGTGGAACTGGCCGCCGCCAACACTCTCCTCGACTCTAGTCCGGACCAGGTCACGGATACCTGCCGAGAGCTCAAGGGCATCATCAAGAACATGGCGAAGCAGGTTGCGGCGTCGGACTGGCAGGCGATCGCCAGGATCGACATGCAATTCCACACCGCTTTCGTTTCAGGCAGTGGGAACACGCGACTGATCCGGATTTACGAGACACTCACCGCGGAGTCCCGCATGTGTATCCTCAGCCTGGAAGTCGCATATCCCCGCATAGATGTGCTCGTTCAGGAACACCAAAACATCTTGGACCTTCTTGAGGCGCGCGACCGGAGCGGACTTCAACAAGCCATAAAGCGGCACATGCAGAAAGCCGTCGAGGACCTTACTACGACGCGACAGCCAAGTGGTGCTACCGCGTAA
- a CDS encoding ABC transporter ATP-binding protein, whose amino-acid sequence MTAGGAAVEPLVHIKDFRMDFGDTQVIKDLSFDVRAGETFGFLGSNGSGKTTTLRALLGIYQPTAGTLHIGGKTFDPRDGVRLGYLPEERGLYKKEQVLDVMAYFGRLKGLGKAQARTWSLEYLERVELADKAGTRLDKLSAGEQQKIQLGVTIMNDPELLILDEPTKGFDPVNRRLLMDIIEGQKLAGSTVIMVTHQMEEVERLCDRVILLKDGASRAYGTVSEVQEQFGGTLYRIGYSGVLPSSELYEITAGGEGSADLTPQRGADETMVLRELINAGVAVRSFTPERVSLEEIFIRVYGAKETAVA is encoded by the coding sequence ATGACTGCGGGGGGTGCGGCTGTTGAGCCGTTGGTGCACATCAAAGACTTCAGGATGGATTTCGGGGACACGCAGGTCATCAAGGACCTGTCCTTCGACGTCCGGGCCGGGGAGACGTTCGGGTTCCTGGGCAGCAACGGCTCGGGCAAGACCACGACCCTGCGGGCGCTGCTGGGCATCTATCAGCCCACGGCCGGGACCCTGCACATCGGCGGGAAGACCTTCGACCCCCGCGACGGCGTCCGGCTCGGCTACCTTCCGGAGGAACGCGGGCTCTACAAGAAGGAACAGGTCCTGGACGTCATGGCCTACTTCGGCCGCCTCAAAGGCCTCGGCAAAGCCCAGGCCCGCACCTGGTCCCTGGAGTACCTGGAGCGGGTGGAACTGGCAGACAAAGCCGGAACCCGGCTGGACAAGCTTTCCGCCGGGGAACAACAGAAGATCCAGCTGGGCGTGACCATCATGAACGACCCCGAACTGCTGATCCTGGACGAACCCACCAAGGGCTTTGACCCGGTGAACCGGCGGCTGCTGATGGACATCATTGAAGGGCAGAAACTCGCTGGCTCCACCGTCATCATGGTCACCCACCAAATGGAAGAAGTGGAACGTCTCTGCGACCGGGTGATCCTGCTCAAGGACGGAGCCTCAAGGGCATACGGCACCGTCTCGGAGGTCCAGGAACAATTCGGCGGCACCCTCTACCGGATCGGCTATTCCGGCGTCCTCCCGTCATCGGAACTGTACGAGATCACGGCCGGCGGCGAGGGCAGCGCCGACCTGACCCCGCAGCGCGGAGCCGACGAAACCATGGTGCTGCGGGAGCTCATCAACGCCGGCGTCGCCGTCCGCAGCTTCACCCCCGAGCGGGTCTCCCTGGAGGAAATCTTCATCCGCGTCTACGGCGCCAAAGAAACGGCGGTGGCCTGA
- a CDS encoding LacI family DNA-binding transcriptional regulator — MTVSVQAVAERAGVSISTVSRALRGVPGISEPTRKRVRDAAVELGYVASPSASRLATGRTRTVAVVVPLLTKWFFAEVIAAAGRVLSREGYDVLLTELSTAELRADFFASPRLHGRSDGALVVALQLGPEELASLEAQGQVLSLVGSERAGASSVQVEDRVGGRAATRHLINLGHERIAFVGLRAGPGSTLGGVPPAERLLGYRDALAEAGLPAHPGLELVVENTVDAGAAAMAELLTAEEPPTALLAASDEIAFGAMATLRGASLNVPDDFSIVGYDNHEFAGVVGLTTMDHGVADQGRLAAEALVAALAGAPAAVGRIGPRLVVRGSTAPPRRLRAASR; from the coding sequence ATGACCGTTTCCGTCCAGGCTGTCGCCGAGCGCGCCGGAGTCTCCATCTCCACGGTGTCCCGCGCGCTCCGGGGGGTCCCCGGTATCTCGGAGCCAACGCGCAAGCGTGTGCGAGATGCCGCTGTGGAGTTGGGGTATGTCGCGTCGCCGAGTGCGTCCCGCCTCGCAACGGGGCGCACGCGCACAGTCGCCGTCGTCGTCCCTCTTCTCACGAAGTGGTTCTTCGCCGAGGTCATTGCCGCCGCCGGGCGCGTGCTGAGCCGCGAAGGCTACGACGTTCTCCTGACCGAGCTGTCCACCGCGGAGCTGCGGGCCGACTTCTTCGCGAGCCCGCGCCTGCACGGGCGCTCCGATGGTGCGCTCGTCGTGGCCCTTCAACTCGGGCCCGAGGAGCTAGCGTCGCTCGAGGCGCAGGGGCAGGTCCTTTCGCTTGTCGGCTCGGAGCGCGCGGGCGCCTCCTCCGTCCAGGTGGAGGACCGCGTCGGCGGACGCGCCGCGACTCGCCATCTCATCAATCTCGGGCATGAGCGTATCGCCTTCGTCGGCCTGCGCGCCGGTCCCGGTTCGACCCTCGGCGGCGTGCCGCCGGCCGAGCGGCTCCTAGGCTACCGCGATGCACTGGCCGAGGCGGGCCTTCCCGCGCACCCGGGCCTCGAGCTCGTCGTAGAGAACACGGTTGACGCCGGTGCGGCTGCCATGGCCGAACTGCTCACCGCGGAGGAACCGCCGACGGCGCTCCTCGCGGCGTCGGACGAGATCGCCTTCGGGGCAATGGCCACGCTCCGCGGGGCCTCGCTCAACGTCCCGGACGATTTCTCCATCGTCGGCTACGACAACCACGAGTTCGCGGGCGTCGTTGGTCTCACAACGATGGACCACGGCGTCGCCGACCAAGGACGCCTCGCAGCCGAAGCGCTGGTTGCGGCCCTCGCGGGAGCCCCGGCCGCCGTCGGGCGCATCGGGCCCCGTCTCGTGGTGCGCGGCTCGACCGCGCCGCCCCGCCGCCTCCGGGCCGCCTCCCGCTGA
- a CDS encoding isocitrate/isopropylmalate family dehydrogenase, with protein sequence MLSPTIPTSSSAENRIASLWGLLIPIRREFQQHINLRPVKTLDGVKSPLASKEPIDILIVRENNEGEYSEVGGRTYRGLPHETAVQETIFTRLGVSRAAHYAASLASSRKGRLTSATKSNGIVHTMPFWDEVVEETARLYPDVTLTSELVDALAAHLVLRPWTFDVIVASNLLGDILSDLGSSVTGSIGVAPSANLNPEGDFPSLFEPVHGSAPDIAGKGLANLVGQMWSGAMMLQHLGHPEAAEHLQLAFESVLREGLGTRDVGGPSSTSEFTAAVLAAIDVIDAVGAMDATTENNPASS encoded by the coding sequence GTGTTAAGCCCTACCATTCCCACTTCCAGCTCCGCTGAGAACCGCATCGCTTCCCTGTGGGGTCTCCTGATCCCGATCCGCCGCGAATTCCAGCAGCACATCAACCTCCGTCCGGTGAAAACGCTCGACGGCGTGAAGTCACCCCTTGCGTCCAAGGAACCGATCGATATCCTCATTGTTCGTGAAAACAACGAGGGGGAGTACTCGGAGGTTGGCGGCCGGACCTATCGCGGGCTGCCGCATGAAACTGCGGTCCAGGAAACCATTTTCACCCGCCTGGGAGTATCACGGGCCGCGCACTATGCGGCATCGCTCGCATCCTCCCGGAAGGGCCGACTGACCTCGGCAACCAAGAGCAACGGCATTGTCCACACTATGCCCTTCTGGGACGAGGTGGTGGAAGAAACAGCCCGCCTCTACCCCGACGTGACGCTCACCAGCGAACTTGTGGACGCGTTGGCCGCGCACCTGGTCCTGAGGCCCTGGACCTTTGACGTGATCGTTGCTTCCAACCTGCTGGGGGACATTCTCTCGGACCTGGGTAGCTCCGTCACCGGCTCCATCGGTGTAGCCCCGAGTGCCAACCTCAATCCCGAAGGTGACTTCCCGTCCCTCTTCGAACCCGTCCACGGATCAGCCCCGGACATTGCAGGCAAAGGCCTGGCTAACCTCGTGGGCCAGATGTGGTCGGGGGCCATGATGCTTCAGCACCTCGGGCACCCGGAAGCTGCCGAGCACCTCCAATTGGCCTTCGAGTCTGTCCTCCGGGAGGGGCTTGGCACACGCGACGTCGGTGGACCGTCCTCGACGTCCGAATTCACCGCCGCTGTCCTGGCCGCGATTGACGTCATCGACGCCGTTGGCGCGATGGACGCCACCACGGAAAACAATCCGGCGTCATCGTGA